The Vespula pensylvanica isolate Volc-1 chromosome 5, ASM1446617v1, whole genome shotgun sequence genome includes a window with the following:
- the LOC122629488 gene encoding ecotropic viral integration site 5 ortholog isoform X3, with protein MNAFVGMCVANEWNRQGTVLRCQEKPRMNVKISKTKNGMDSLPPPHKIFMVLRGILTPATARLIRNKLSKRTREGGNNNGTPVGQLGSTRHGPQLMSLLRLCTTVHHHHQQQQQQQQQQSSQYSTLHTDKIFPNPSSEFYQKERINSSQEIPTDELALLAKLEEANRYFIYRLIESDAKSLNSLQSNHSRKGSDTSQVSVASGGSGGNGDAAPRRHTTVDGEENTWSLWGHIVADWDYHWKKRKEFVKELVRQGIPHHFRGIVWQMLSGAHDSPVKKQFAEYIKATSACERIIRRDIARTYPEHDFFKEKDGLGQESLFNVMKAYSLHDREVGYCQGSGFIVGLLLMQQMPEEEAFAVLVALMQEYRLRDMFKPSMAELGVCMYQLEHLVADTHPELHAHFTAQGFHTSMYASSWFLTLFTTALGLPLACRIFDVFLSEGMEIIFKVALAMLHLGKEDLLSLDMEGMLKFFQKQLPSKAEKDPDVLMNLAYSMKINPKRMKKLEKDYTVLKMKEQEEMVELRRLRAENRLLRQRTELLEAESAELADRLVRGQVSRAEEEETAFVVQRELAALRHTHLETSHQLEQAHEELRSLSLLLEENVSSRQSSLDEILLKQEALSQKEELIQCLQEELVRVRLSEAENGATIRELRARIQELEQDKKTLRESTPDNSVAHLQEELIAVKLREAEANLSLKDLRQRVMELSAAWQRHLQEHRSAQSAPAADSTPKKLLFWENRGHEVQKYEEDLMTTRIREMEALTEVKELRLKVMELETQVQVATNQLRRQDENGKVLKEELENARAAEKVLAAKLRDEQRKYADLESKMKDETMMARIRDAEHAQQVAELTQKISLLELKNEEMHAEGELRNNLDDSERVRELQDKVAELKAEVMRLESWKQRWTGHGDHQPVRSFSIDTESELDERDLRICLPDHINTTTPNSPEIVETETERGNREYL; from the exons ATGAATGCGTTTGTTGGAATGTGCGTTGCCAACGAGTGGAATCGTCAAGGCACCGTTTTACGATGCCAGGAAAAGCCGAGAATGAACGTAAAGATAAGCAAAACGAAGAACGGAATGGACTCGTTACCACCACCACATAAGATCTTTATGGTCCTACGTGGTATCCTGACACCTGCGACTGCTCGACTTATTCGgaataaattatctaaaag GACTCGAGAAGGTGGTAACAACAACGGCACTCCAGTAGGACAATTAGGGTCGACGCGTCATGGACCTCAGCTGATGAGCCTGCTTCGTTTATGCACCACTGTgcaccaccatcaccaacaacaacaacaacaacaacaacaacagtcTTCCCAGTACAGTACTTTGCATACCGACAAAATATTTCCGAATCCGTCGTCGGAATTTTATCAGAAGGAGAGGATAAATTCGTCTCAGGAAATTCCTACCGACGAGCTGGCTCTACTAGCTAAGCTGGAGGAAGCCAATAG atattttatttacaggCTCATCGAATCGGATGCAAAGTCGCTTAACTCGCTTCAGAGCAATCATAGTAGGAAAGGTTCGGATACATCGCAGGTGTCCGTGGCGTCGGGGGGTAGCGGAGGCAACGGAGATGCCGCACCCCGACGCCACACGACTGTCGATGGCGAGGAGAACACCTGGAGTTTGTGGGGTCACATAGTCGCCGATTGGGATTATCattggaagaagagaaaagaatttgtcAAGGAATTAGTTCGACAGGGTATACCCCATCACTTCAG GGGTATCGTCTGGCAAATGTTGAGCGGCGCACACGATTCTCCTGTAAAAAAGCAGTTCGCAGAATATATCAAAGCAACGTCAGCCTGCGAGAGGATAATCAGGAGAGATATAGCGAGAACATATCCTGAGCATGACTTCTTTAAGGAAAAAGATGGTCTTGGTCAGGAGAGTTTGTTTAACGTTATGAAAGCGTATAGTCTTCATGATCGCGAAGTGGGCTACTGCCAAGGTTCGGGATTCATTGTAGGATTGCTTCTTATGCAG CAAATGCCAGAGGAAGAAGCTTTTGCAGTATTAGTAGCGCTTATGCAAGAGTATCGTTTGCGAGATATGTTTAAGCCGAGTATGGCAGAATTAGGGGTGTGCATGTATCAATTAGAACATTTAGTCGCCGATACGCATCCCGAACTACACGCTCATTTCACGGCTCAAGGTTTTCATACTTCGATGTACGCCTCCTCTTGGTTTCTCACGCTGTTCACCACGGCACTGGGACTACCCCTCGCCTGTCGTATCTTTGATGTATTCCTATCCGAAGGAATGGAGATAATCTTCAAAGTTGCGCTGGCTATGTTGCATTTAGGAAAGGAGGATTTACTCAGTTTGGATATGGAGGGCATGTTGAAG TTTTTCCAGAAACAATTACCCAGCAAAGCTGAGAAAGATCCGGACGTACTTATGAATCTGGCATACAGCATGAAAATAAATCcaaagaggatgaagaagcTGGAGAAGGATTATACCGTTCTCAAGATGAAGGAGCAAGAAGAGATGGTAGAATTACGGAGACTCAGGGCGGAAAATAGATTACTCAGGCAAAGAACTGAACTTTTAGAGGCCGAATCTGCTGAGCTCGCCGACAGATTAGTGAGAGGTCAAGTTTCTCGTgcggaagaagaggaaactgCGTTTGTAGTGCAAAGGGAATTGGCTGCTCTTCGACACACGCATCTTGAGACCAGTCATCAGCTCGAACAGGCTCACGAGGAACTCAGATCGTTGTCTCTTCTTTTAGAGGAAAACGTGAGCTCGCGACAATCGTCGCTCGACGAGATCCTGTTGAAGCAGGAAGCTTTATCGCAAAAGGAGGAACTGATACAGTGCCTACAAGAGGAATTAGTTAGAGTCAGACTGAGCGAGGCTGAAAATGGTGCAACGATCAGGGAACTCAGGGCTAGAATACAGGAATTGGAACAAGACAAAAAGACTTTACGCGAATCAACGCCTGATAATTCTGTCGCTCATTTGCAGGAAGAACTGATCGCTGTTAAACTCAGAGAAGCGGAAGCTAATCTCTCTTTGAAG GATCTCCGACAAAGAGTTATGGAATTAAGTGCTGCGTGGCAAAGGCATTTACAGGAGCATAGATCTGCTCAATCCGCTCCGGCAGCGGATTCGACACCGAAAAAGTTACTTTTTTGGGAGAACAGAGGTCACGAAGTTCAAAAGTACGAGGAAGATCTGATGACCACCAGAATTCGAGAGATGGAAGCTCTTACTGAAGTCAAAGAACTTAGGCTTAAGGTCATGGAACTCGAAACTCAAGTACAGGTCGCTACGAATCAATTACGTAGGCAAGATGAAAATGGGAAAGTACTTAAGGAAGAATTGGAGAACGCACGTGCTGCGGAAAAAGTTCTTGCTGCCAAGTTACGAGATGAACAGCGTAAGTACGCCGATTTGGaatcgaaaatgaaagatgaaaCCATGATGGCTAGGATACGTGACGCTGAACATGCTCAACAAGTTGCTGAGCTCACGCAGAAAATTTCTTTGCTCGAATTAAAg AACGAAGAAATGCATGCGGAAGGTGAactaagaaataatttagatgacagtgagagagtaagagaactTCAAGATAAAGTTGCGGAACTAAAAGCAGAG GTCATGAGGTTAGAAAGTTGGAAACAACGTTGGACCGGCCATGGTGATCATCAACCCGTTCGAAGTTTTAGCATCGACACTGAGAGTGAGTTAGACGAGCGGGATCTGAGGATTTGTCTACCAGATCATATCAACACGACCACTCCAAACTCACCCGAG ATTGTTGAAACTGAGACCGAACGAGGTAATCGGGAGTACTtgtaa
- the LOC122629488 gene encoding ecotropic viral integration site 5 ortholog isoform X4, which translates to MNAFVGMCVANEWNRQGTVLRCQEKPRMNVKISKTKNGMDSLPPPHKIFMVLRGILTPATARLIRNKLSKRTREGGNNNGTPVGQLGSTRHGPQLMSLLRLCTTVHHHHQQQQQQQQQQSSQYSTLHTDKIFPNPSSEFYQKERINSSQEIPTDELALLAKLEEANRLIESDAKSLNSLQSNHSRKGSDTSQVSVASGGSGGNGDAAPRRHTTVDGEENTWSLWGHIVADWDYHWKKRKEFVKELVRQGIPHHFRGIVWQMLSGAHDSPVKKQFAEYIKATSACERIIRRDIARTYPEHDFFKEKDGLGQESLFNVMKAYSLHDREVGYCQGSGFIVGLLLMQQMPEEEAFAVLVALMQEYRLRDMFKPSMAELGVCMYQLEHLVADTHPELHAHFTAQGFHTSMYASSWFLTLFTTALGLPLACRIFDVFLSEGMEIIFKVALAMLHLGKEDLLSLDMEGMLKFFQKQLPSKAEKDPDVLMNLAYSMKINPKRMKKLEKDYTVLKMKEQEEMVELRRLRAENRLLRQRTELLEAESAELADRLVRGQVSRAEEEETAFVVQRELAALRHTHLETSHQLEQAHEELRSLSLLLEENVSSRQSSLDEILLKQEALSQKEELIQCLQEELVRVRLSEAENGATIRELRARIQELEQDKKTLRESTPDNSVAHLQEELIAVKLREAEANLSLKDLRQRVMELSAAWQRHLQEHRSAQSAPAADSTPKKLLFWENRGHEVQKYEEDLMTTRIREMEALTEVKELRLKVMELETQVQVATNQLRRQDENGKVLKEELENARAAEKVLAAKLRDEQRKYADLESKMKDETMMARIRDAEHAQQVAELTQKISLLELKNEEMHAEGELRNNLDDSERVRELQDKVAELKAEVMRLESWKQRWTGHGDHQPVRSFSIDTESELDERDLRICLPDHINTTTPNSPEIVETETERGNREYL; encoded by the exons ATGAATGCGTTTGTTGGAATGTGCGTTGCCAACGAGTGGAATCGTCAAGGCACCGTTTTACGATGCCAGGAAAAGCCGAGAATGAACGTAAAGATAAGCAAAACGAAGAACGGAATGGACTCGTTACCACCACCACATAAGATCTTTATGGTCCTACGTGGTATCCTGACACCTGCGACTGCTCGACTTATTCGgaataaattatctaaaag GACTCGAGAAGGTGGTAACAACAACGGCACTCCAGTAGGACAATTAGGGTCGACGCGTCATGGACCTCAGCTGATGAGCCTGCTTCGTTTATGCACCACTGTgcaccaccatcaccaacaacaacaacaacaacaacaacaacagtcTTCCCAGTACAGTACTTTGCATACCGACAAAATATTTCCGAATCCGTCGTCGGAATTTTATCAGAAGGAGAGGATAAATTCGTCTCAGGAAATTCCTACCGACGAGCTGGCTCTACTAGCTAAGCTGGAGGAAGCCAATAG gCTCATCGAATCGGATGCAAAGTCGCTTAACTCGCTTCAGAGCAATCATAGTAGGAAAGGTTCGGATACATCGCAGGTGTCCGTGGCGTCGGGGGGTAGCGGAGGCAACGGAGATGCCGCACCCCGACGCCACACGACTGTCGATGGCGAGGAGAACACCTGGAGTTTGTGGGGTCACATAGTCGCCGATTGGGATTATCattggaagaagagaaaagaatttgtcAAGGAATTAGTTCGACAGGGTATACCCCATCACTTCAG GGGTATCGTCTGGCAAATGTTGAGCGGCGCACACGATTCTCCTGTAAAAAAGCAGTTCGCAGAATATATCAAAGCAACGTCAGCCTGCGAGAGGATAATCAGGAGAGATATAGCGAGAACATATCCTGAGCATGACTTCTTTAAGGAAAAAGATGGTCTTGGTCAGGAGAGTTTGTTTAACGTTATGAAAGCGTATAGTCTTCATGATCGCGAAGTGGGCTACTGCCAAGGTTCGGGATTCATTGTAGGATTGCTTCTTATGCAG CAAATGCCAGAGGAAGAAGCTTTTGCAGTATTAGTAGCGCTTATGCAAGAGTATCGTTTGCGAGATATGTTTAAGCCGAGTATGGCAGAATTAGGGGTGTGCATGTATCAATTAGAACATTTAGTCGCCGATACGCATCCCGAACTACACGCTCATTTCACGGCTCAAGGTTTTCATACTTCGATGTACGCCTCCTCTTGGTTTCTCACGCTGTTCACCACGGCACTGGGACTACCCCTCGCCTGTCGTATCTTTGATGTATTCCTATCCGAAGGAATGGAGATAATCTTCAAAGTTGCGCTGGCTATGTTGCATTTAGGAAAGGAGGATTTACTCAGTTTGGATATGGAGGGCATGTTGAAG TTTTTCCAGAAACAATTACCCAGCAAAGCTGAGAAAGATCCGGACGTACTTATGAATCTGGCATACAGCATGAAAATAAATCcaaagaggatgaagaagcTGGAGAAGGATTATACCGTTCTCAAGATGAAGGAGCAAGAAGAGATGGTAGAATTACGGAGACTCAGGGCGGAAAATAGATTACTCAGGCAAAGAACTGAACTTTTAGAGGCCGAATCTGCTGAGCTCGCCGACAGATTAGTGAGAGGTCAAGTTTCTCGTgcggaagaagaggaaactgCGTTTGTAGTGCAAAGGGAATTGGCTGCTCTTCGACACACGCATCTTGAGACCAGTCATCAGCTCGAACAGGCTCACGAGGAACTCAGATCGTTGTCTCTTCTTTTAGAGGAAAACGTGAGCTCGCGACAATCGTCGCTCGACGAGATCCTGTTGAAGCAGGAAGCTTTATCGCAAAAGGAGGAACTGATACAGTGCCTACAAGAGGAATTAGTTAGAGTCAGACTGAGCGAGGCTGAAAATGGTGCAACGATCAGGGAACTCAGGGCTAGAATACAGGAATTGGAACAAGACAAAAAGACTTTACGCGAATCAACGCCTGATAATTCTGTCGCTCATTTGCAGGAAGAACTGATCGCTGTTAAACTCAGAGAAGCGGAAGCTAATCTCTCTTTGAAG GATCTCCGACAAAGAGTTATGGAATTAAGTGCTGCGTGGCAAAGGCATTTACAGGAGCATAGATCTGCTCAATCCGCTCCGGCAGCGGATTCGACACCGAAAAAGTTACTTTTTTGGGAGAACAGAGGTCACGAAGTTCAAAAGTACGAGGAAGATCTGATGACCACCAGAATTCGAGAGATGGAAGCTCTTACTGAAGTCAAAGAACTTAGGCTTAAGGTCATGGAACTCGAAACTCAAGTACAGGTCGCTACGAATCAATTACGTAGGCAAGATGAAAATGGGAAAGTACTTAAGGAAGAATTGGAGAACGCACGTGCTGCGGAAAAAGTTCTTGCTGCCAAGTTACGAGATGAACAGCGTAAGTACGCCGATTTGGaatcgaaaatgaaagatgaaaCCATGATGGCTAGGATACGTGACGCTGAACATGCTCAACAAGTTGCTGAGCTCACGCAGAAAATTTCTTTGCTCGAATTAAAg AACGAAGAAATGCATGCGGAAGGTGAactaagaaataatttagatgacagtgagagagtaagagaactTCAAGATAAAGTTGCGGAACTAAAAGCAGAG GTCATGAGGTTAGAAAGTTGGAAACAACGTTGGACCGGCCATGGTGATCATCAACCCGTTCGAAGTTTTAGCATCGACACTGAGAGTGAGTTAGACGAGCGGGATCTGAGGATTTGTCTACCAGATCATATCAACACGACCACTCCAAACTCACCCGAG ATTGTTGAAACTGAGACCGAACGAGGTAATCGGGAGTACTtgtaa
- the LOC122629488 gene encoding ecotropic viral integration site 5 ortholog isoform X1: MNAFVGMCVANEWNRQGTVLRCQEKPRMNVKISKTKNGMDSLPPPHKIFMVLRGILTPATARLIRNKLSKRTREGGNNNGTPVGQLGSTRHGPQLMSLLRLCTTVHHHHQQQQQQQQQQSSQYSTLHTDKIFPNPSSEFYQKERINSSQEIPTDELALLAKLEEANRYFIYRLIESDAKSLNSLQSNHSRKGSDTSQVSVASGGSGGNGDAAPRRHTTVDGEENTWSLWGHIVADWDYHWKKRKEFVKELVRQGIPHHFRGIVWQMLSGAHDSPVKKQFAEYIKATSACERIIRRDIARTYPEHDFFKEKDGLGQESLFNVMKAYSLHDREVGYCQGSGFIVGLLLMQQMPEEEAFAVLVALMQEYRLRDMFKPSMAELGVCMYQLEHLVADTHPELHAHFTAQGFHTSMYASSWFLTLFTTALGLPLACRIFDVFLSEGMEIIFKVALAMLHLGKEDLLSLDMEGMLKFFQKQLPSKAEKDPDVLMNLAYSMKINPKRMKKLEKDYTVLKMKEQEEMVELRRLRAENRLLRQRTELLEAESAELADRLVRGQVSRAEEEETAFVVQRELAALRHTHLETSHQLEQAHEELRSLSLLLEENVSSRQSSLDEILLKQEALSQKEELIQCLQEELVRVRLSEAENGATIRELRARIQELEQDKKTLRESTPDNSVAHLQEELIAVKLREAEANLSLKDLRQRVMELSAAWQRHLQEHRSAQSAPAADSTPKKLLFWENRGHEVQKYEEDLMTTRIREMEALTEVKELRLKVMELETQVQVATNQLRRQDENGKVLKEELENARAAEKVLAAKLRDEQRKYADLESKMKDETMMARIRDAEHAQQVAELTQKISLLELKNEEMHAEGELRNNLDDSERVRELQDKVAELKAEVMRLESWKQRWTGHGDHQPVRSFSIDTESELDERDLRICLPDHINTTTPNSPEIRFQQDITEYNKRKKKRRRRRRGRREKSERQIDFN, from the exons ATGAATGCGTTTGTTGGAATGTGCGTTGCCAACGAGTGGAATCGTCAAGGCACCGTTTTACGATGCCAGGAAAAGCCGAGAATGAACGTAAAGATAAGCAAAACGAAGAACGGAATGGACTCGTTACCACCACCACATAAGATCTTTATGGTCCTACGTGGTATCCTGACACCTGCGACTGCTCGACTTATTCGgaataaattatctaaaag GACTCGAGAAGGTGGTAACAACAACGGCACTCCAGTAGGACAATTAGGGTCGACGCGTCATGGACCTCAGCTGATGAGCCTGCTTCGTTTATGCACCACTGTgcaccaccatcaccaacaacaacaacaacaacaacaacaacagtcTTCCCAGTACAGTACTTTGCATACCGACAAAATATTTCCGAATCCGTCGTCGGAATTTTATCAGAAGGAGAGGATAAATTCGTCTCAGGAAATTCCTACCGACGAGCTGGCTCTACTAGCTAAGCTGGAGGAAGCCAATAG atattttatttacaggCTCATCGAATCGGATGCAAAGTCGCTTAACTCGCTTCAGAGCAATCATAGTAGGAAAGGTTCGGATACATCGCAGGTGTCCGTGGCGTCGGGGGGTAGCGGAGGCAACGGAGATGCCGCACCCCGACGCCACACGACTGTCGATGGCGAGGAGAACACCTGGAGTTTGTGGGGTCACATAGTCGCCGATTGGGATTATCattggaagaagagaaaagaatttgtcAAGGAATTAGTTCGACAGGGTATACCCCATCACTTCAG GGGTATCGTCTGGCAAATGTTGAGCGGCGCACACGATTCTCCTGTAAAAAAGCAGTTCGCAGAATATATCAAAGCAACGTCAGCCTGCGAGAGGATAATCAGGAGAGATATAGCGAGAACATATCCTGAGCATGACTTCTTTAAGGAAAAAGATGGTCTTGGTCAGGAGAGTTTGTTTAACGTTATGAAAGCGTATAGTCTTCATGATCGCGAAGTGGGCTACTGCCAAGGTTCGGGATTCATTGTAGGATTGCTTCTTATGCAG CAAATGCCAGAGGAAGAAGCTTTTGCAGTATTAGTAGCGCTTATGCAAGAGTATCGTTTGCGAGATATGTTTAAGCCGAGTATGGCAGAATTAGGGGTGTGCATGTATCAATTAGAACATTTAGTCGCCGATACGCATCCCGAACTACACGCTCATTTCACGGCTCAAGGTTTTCATACTTCGATGTACGCCTCCTCTTGGTTTCTCACGCTGTTCACCACGGCACTGGGACTACCCCTCGCCTGTCGTATCTTTGATGTATTCCTATCCGAAGGAATGGAGATAATCTTCAAAGTTGCGCTGGCTATGTTGCATTTAGGAAAGGAGGATTTACTCAGTTTGGATATGGAGGGCATGTTGAAG TTTTTCCAGAAACAATTACCCAGCAAAGCTGAGAAAGATCCGGACGTACTTATGAATCTGGCATACAGCATGAAAATAAATCcaaagaggatgaagaagcTGGAGAAGGATTATACCGTTCTCAAGATGAAGGAGCAAGAAGAGATGGTAGAATTACGGAGACTCAGGGCGGAAAATAGATTACTCAGGCAAAGAACTGAACTTTTAGAGGCCGAATCTGCTGAGCTCGCCGACAGATTAGTGAGAGGTCAAGTTTCTCGTgcggaagaagaggaaactgCGTTTGTAGTGCAAAGGGAATTGGCTGCTCTTCGACACACGCATCTTGAGACCAGTCATCAGCTCGAACAGGCTCACGAGGAACTCAGATCGTTGTCTCTTCTTTTAGAGGAAAACGTGAGCTCGCGACAATCGTCGCTCGACGAGATCCTGTTGAAGCAGGAAGCTTTATCGCAAAAGGAGGAACTGATACAGTGCCTACAAGAGGAATTAGTTAGAGTCAGACTGAGCGAGGCTGAAAATGGTGCAACGATCAGGGAACTCAGGGCTAGAATACAGGAATTGGAACAAGACAAAAAGACTTTACGCGAATCAACGCCTGATAATTCTGTCGCTCATTTGCAGGAAGAACTGATCGCTGTTAAACTCAGAGAAGCGGAAGCTAATCTCTCTTTGAAG GATCTCCGACAAAGAGTTATGGAATTAAGTGCTGCGTGGCAAAGGCATTTACAGGAGCATAGATCTGCTCAATCCGCTCCGGCAGCGGATTCGACACCGAAAAAGTTACTTTTTTGGGAGAACAGAGGTCACGAAGTTCAAAAGTACGAGGAAGATCTGATGACCACCAGAATTCGAGAGATGGAAGCTCTTACTGAAGTCAAAGAACTTAGGCTTAAGGTCATGGAACTCGAAACTCAAGTACAGGTCGCTACGAATCAATTACGTAGGCAAGATGAAAATGGGAAAGTACTTAAGGAAGAATTGGAGAACGCACGTGCTGCGGAAAAAGTTCTTGCTGCCAAGTTACGAGATGAACAGCGTAAGTACGCCGATTTGGaatcgaaaatgaaagatgaaaCCATGATGGCTAGGATACGTGACGCTGAACATGCTCAACAAGTTGCTGAGCTCACGCAGAAAATTTCTTTGCTCGAATTAAAg AACGAAGAAATGCATGCGGAAGGTGAactaagaaataatttagatgacagtgagagagtaagagaactTCAAGATAAAGTTGCGGAACTAAAAGCAGAG GTCATGAGGTTAGAAAGTTGGAAACAACGTTGGACCGGCCATGGTGATCATCAACCCGTTCGAAGTTTTAGCATCGACACTGAGAGTGAGTTAGACGAGCGGGATCTGAGGATTTGTCTACCAGATCATATCAACACGACCACTCCAAACTCACCCGAG